In the genome of Campylobacter avium LMG 24591, the window CAATTGCTAAAAATGATAATATGTCTTATCTTTTTCTAGAAAGTAAGGATGTTAGTGGCAATATAAAAGAAGGTTCTGTAACTGTATATGATAATTATGGAAATCCTCTTTCTGATTCTGGCTACACCACAAACATAGTTAAGGTGGGAGATAAATACTTCTTAGTCTTTGGCGAAGCAAATAATGAGGGGAATGAAAATTACCCTAATGCAAATGCTCAGCCTCCCGGAGGACACTTAGCCGGTTATAAAAATGGAATTCAACCGGACGGCGATACTGAAGGAGGAGACAATCAAGGCGGAAATGAGGGCGGTAGCGATGATAAACCTATAACACCAAGTCCAAACACTCCACCAAGCTCCTATATATAATGCTATTTATGAAGCCTTAGATGGCTCTATCATAAACAATAATAATCTTATAAGAACTGCTACTAGTACTGTTGAAAAACAGATTGAGACTATGCAAGATGAAAGAAAAACATATCAAGGAAATCTTATACATCACAATATGTTAGGTCGTATAGCAAATAATCTTAATAAACCAAAATACGCCTTTAACACAAAATCTAAATTTGCAAGCTTAGCAAGTTATTATAAACCTTACTATGTAAATTTAGAAGAACAAGAAAGTGATAATTTCTATATCTCTGCCTTAGCAGGATATAGTAATTATAAAAGTAGTTCAGGCTCTGAATTTGGTCTAAGCTTTGGATATGATAAAGAAATAGAAGATGAGTTCTTTGCTGGTTTTTATGCTTCTATAAGTAAGTCTTATATAAACACAGAGGGTATGAATTTAGATGGATTTAACTATAGTTTAGGTTTATACTCAAGAGTTTATATGCCATATTCACTTGAGCTTGATGTATTAGGATACTATGCAAATAATCATAATAAATACGATAGAATTTTTGCTGGTTTAAGTCTTCATCAAGGAGATTATAAAAGACATAATATAGGAGCACAAGCTAGACTTGGATATAGATTTGAATTTAAAAATGAACATAGTTTAAAACCTTATCTTGGTATATTAGGAAGTTATTATCATATGCCTTCTTATAAAGAAAATGGAATACTACCTATAAGCAGAAGCACAAATACTTTTACAAGCTTATATGGTGTTTTAGGTATAGAGTATAGAAAAATACTAGATAGTGGAAGCTTTTTTATATCCTTAGAAGGAGTTAATGGAAAAGCTGTCTTTGGAGATAAAAACTATGAAATGAGCATAGGACAAGAAAAAATATCTTATGAAAATGAAAAAGAAACTTTTGCAAATCTTTTGCAGGTGCATCTTTTTCTATGTCTAAGGACTTTGATATAAGTGCTTAATTTATGTCTTAAGCCTATGAGGGTGGCTTTATGAATGTAAATGGGAGCTTAGAATTTAGGTTGGCGTTTTAAGCTTTAAAATCAAGCCCCTTGCCACCAAGTTTTAGCACTTTTTCCAAAAGGCTAAGTATGTCATTTCCCTTTTGTCTTTCGTTTTCTAAAAAGTTTAAAAAGAATTTTTTAGCTATATCATCGTATTCGTAAGTTTTACTCTTTCTTTCAACCTCTATGGCTTCAAAACGTTTTTTCTTGGCATTTTCCTCAGCTTCTTGCATTTCTTTATAAAACTCTTCTCTATTTTTTGCGTCATTGCCCTCAAAGAGCTTAGATTCAAAAACGCTTAAGGCTATGTAGCTTGCCTTAAAATCCTCCATATTTGTCATAGTGCTAAAAAGCATAGCCTGTCTTTTGGCTGTTTCTTTATTTATAATCCCTGCTTCTGGCGCGAAATAACATCTAGGACGAAACTCATATAAAAAACTCATAAAGCTTTCAAATTCCTTGCTAGGCTCATCAGCAAGGACATTTTCATACACATAATCCCTTATGCTACCCTCTGTATTTTCAACCCCAGCAAAAAAATCATCAAGCAATGCTATTTGCTCTTTTTTAATCTCTTCCTTGCTTAAAATAGGCTCTTTATTTAGCTTGTGATTGATAAGATTAACTAGTTCTACGCCAAGTGCGTTAGAAATAGCTATGTCCGCAGGGAATTTAATCCTCATAAATGCTCCTTAAAACCTAACTTTTTTAAATCGGCTTTTGTCTTTAAAAATTTAGAGAAAATTTAGAAAAAAAGCTTATAATCAAAGTTTTTGTGAGGTTTTTGCATGCAAATTTTTAGCTTCTTACCAACAGTCAGCGTTGTTTTTGAAATTTTAGCCCTTATTTGCGCCTTTTATTTCAAGCAGGGTAAAATTTTCTTTCTAACACTTACCTTGCTTTTGTTTAGATTTCTTTACTTTTTTGCTCCCTTAGACAGAGTAAATTTATTATTAGCCATCTTTTTGCCCTTGCTTTGGTTTTTATTTTGCCTTTTGCCGAGCAAAAATTTACTTTTTTCAAGGCTAAATTTAAGCAAGGCACTAACGCTTTTATTTTTCTTTTTCTTCTTGCTTTTTTGTTTAAAACTTCCTTATACAAATGCCAAGATAGATGAATTTTTAAGCTCTTACGCAAATTTTACAGACTTTATTTTGCTGCCTTTTTTGGCTGTTTTCATACTGTTAGCACTAATTTCATTTTTTAACGCGCAAAGATACCAAGCACTAAGCCTTATCTTGGCTTACATAAGCTTTTTTACAAGCTATATAAAAGAGCTTTTTTACTTTGAATTTGCTTCTTTGTTTTTTCTTGGCTTTATGCTTTATGATAGATACAAAGATTTGTTTTT includes:
- a CDS encoding autotransporter outer membrane beta-barrel domain-containing protein codes for the protein MQDERKTYQGNLIHHNMLGRIANNLNKPKYAFNTKSKFASLASYYKPYYVNLEEQESDNFYISALAGYSNYKSSSGSEFGLSFGYDKEIEDEFFAGFYASISKSYINTEGMNLDGFNYSLGLYSRVYMPYSLELDVLGYYANNHNKYDRIFAGLSLHQGDYKRHNIGAQARLGYRFEFKNEHSLKPYLGILGSYYHMPSYKENGILPISRSTNTFTSLYGVLGIEYRKILDSGSFFISLEGVNGKAVFGDKNYEMSIGQEKISYENEKETFANLLQVHLFLCLRTLI